One genomic window of bacterium includes the following:
- a CDS encoding peptidase M19, with the protein MITKYSFRRQAILVGDVRGGACRVIVDAHLDIGWNAIAGGRGFLGPPAPGYVVSRSSLAGAGVGLVFATLYTAPARARRAMRTRFVYETAHEAHLMAVAQVNYYRSSGLAFIHDRAELDAYVKGWKKGRLAAVLLMEGADPVETPSQLGAWTDMGVRIIGPAWGATRYSGGTGAPGGLTELGVQLLKAMRRKRVILDLSHMAEQSVAEALALWRGPIMASHSNARAIVPGDRQITDATAAEVARRGGIIGISFYQRHLRSSGRATFDDVVRHAVHLARAAGGPEHVGLGTDLDGGFGSKEAPLSDLAELKDLAPRLRRQFNRAQVDGILGGNWISFLGNHLPA; encoded by the coding sequence ATTATTACCAAATACAGCTTTCGGCGTCAAGCTATTCTCGTCGGCGATGTTCGTGGGGGCGCCTGCCGCGTGATCGTCGACGCCCACCTCGACATCGGTTGGAACGCGATCGCGGGCGGCCGTGGCTTTCTTGGGCCGCCGGCGCCGGGCTATGTCGTCAGCCGCTCGTCGCTGGCCGGCGCCGGGGTGGGCCTGGTCTTCGCGACCCTGTACACGGCGCCCGCTCGTGCCCGGCGAGCGATGCGCACGCGCTTTGTCTACGAGACCGCGCACGAGGCGCACCTCATGGCCGTGGCGCAGGTCAACTACTACCGGAGCAGCGGGCTCGCGTTCATCCACGACCGGGCCGAGCTCGACGCCTACGTCAAGGGTTGGAAGAAGGGCCGGCTCGCCGCGGTGCTGCTCATGGAGGGCGCGGACCCGGTGGAGACTCCCTCTCAGCTGGGAGCGTGGACCGACATGGGCGTGCGCATCATCGGACCGGCGTGGGGCGCCACGCGCTACAGCGGCGGCACCGGCGCGCCGGGAGGCCTGACCGAATTGGGCGTGCAGCTGCTGAAGGCCATGCGCCGCAAGCGCGTGATCCTGGACCTCAGCCACATGGCCGAGCAGTCGGTGGCGGAGGCGCTGGCGCTGTGGCGCGGACCGATCATGGCCTCTCACAGCAACGCGCGGGCGATCGTGCCCGGCGATCGTCAGATCACCGATGCGACGGCGGCCGAGGTCGCGCGCCGCGGCGGCATCATCGGCATCAGCTTCTACCAGCGACACCTGCGGTCGTCGGGCCGCGCCACCTTCGACGACGTCGTCCGCCATGCGGTGCACCTGGCTCGCGCCGCCGGCGGCCCCGAACACGTCGGACTCGGCACCGACCTGGATGGTGGCTTCGGCTCCAAGGAAGCGCCGCTGAGCGATCTCGCCGAGCTCAAGGACCTGGCGCCGCGGTTGCGACGTCAATTCAATCGAGCCCAGGTCGACGGGATCCTGGGCGGCAACTGGATCAGCTTCCTCGGCAACCACCTCCCCGCGTGA
- a CDS encoding MarR family transcriptional regulator — protein sequence MNSYTMNDSTMKHPEHLDHATAPVYELARDDAGRLYSVAMRQLFQPLQVDVSVIEAMSALRIAARALHHLQERWADQHGLSEGRLGVLFRLYRCGATPLGDLAHNLDSTPRNITGLVDHLERDGLVERVPDPDDRRSVHARLTEPGRARIEAIWKEGLEHQQELAEGLSQDDLAQLRHLCLQLVENARKELGK from the coding sequence ATGAATTCCTACACTATGAATGATTCCACTATGAAGCACCCCGAACACCTCGACCACGCCACCGCACCCGTTTACGAGCTCGCCCGCGACGACGCCGGACGCCTGTACAGCGTCGCCATGCGCCAACTCTTCCAGCCGCTCCAGGTCGACGTCAGCGTGATCGAGGCCATGTCGGCGCTGCGGATCGCCGCCCGCGCCCTGCACCACCTCCAGGAGCGGTGGGCGGACCAGCACGGGCTCAGCGAGGGCCGGCTGGGCGTGCTGTTCCGCCTGTACCGCTGCGGGGCGACGCCGCTCGGCGACCTGGCCCACAACCTCGACTCCACGCCTCGCAACATCACCGGCCTGGTCGACCATCTGGAGCGCGACGGCCTGGTCGAGCGCGTCCCCGACCCCGACGACCGGCGTTCGGTTCACGCCCGCCTGACCGAGCCCGGCCGGGCCCGCATCGAGGCGATCTGGAAAGAAGGGCTCGAGCACCAGCAGGAGCTCGCGGAGGGATTGAGCCAGGACGACCTGGCGCAGCTTCGACACCTGTGCCTGCAGCTGGTGGAGAACGCCAGAAAGGAACTGGGAAAGTGA
- a CDS encoding DHA2 family efflux MFS transporter permease subunit, translating into MTQGLSSRRIILATAGTMLALLLAALDQTIVGTAIPRIVADLNGLDRLAWVTTAYLVTSTTMTPIAGKLGDLFGRKPFLLVGMIGFVVASAFCGLAQDMTQLIVFRGIQGIFGGVLFATVFTVIGDLFPPDQRARAQGLFGAVFGLSSIVGPTAGGFITDHWSWRWVFEVNIPVGIVAVAVVLAGLPYVRSKASWRDIDFWGAATLAAGVVPLLVALTITRDHAWTSPEVMGLLALATVMLAVFGFIESRVEHPIVPLELFKNPTFSVSMLVGFLTAFGMFGSILFTPLVFQGVLGISATNSGALITPMMFGLLAASTLTGFVMRRIRYYRLLGTLGVVVMIFGMWLLSQILPGTPEWHVVAALIVVGLGIGVTFPLYLTAVQTALPRQYLGVASSQIQFWRNLGGTVGSAILGAVLANRLPDYLKTRVADLNLPAQVVAHLPKSGSANSILDPTLLAKLPPAFVHAIRLALSDTLRDIYVFAGVILIIALISTVFLKEVPLTGARGGTGFAEAPVIEDEQEREAAPVTA; encoded by the coding sequence GTGACCCAAGGACTCTCTAGCCGGCGCATCATCCTCGCCACCGCCGGGACGATGCTGGCGCTGCTGCTGGCCGCGCTCGACCAGACGATCGTCGGCACCGCCATTCCCCGCATCGTGGCCGACCTCAACGGCCTCGACCGCCTGGCCTGGGTCACGACCGCCTACCTGGTCACCTCGACCACCATGACCCCGATCGCCGGCAAGCTTGGCGACCTGTTCGGCCGCAAGCCCTTCTTGCTCGTGGGCATGATCGGGTTCGTGGTCGCGTCCGCCTTCTGCGGGCTCGCGCAGGACATGACCCAGCTGATCGTGTTCCGCGGCATCCAGGGCATCTTCGGCGGCGTGCTCTTCGCCACCGTCTTCACCGTCATCGGCGACCTCTTCCCGCCCGACCAGCGAGCCCGCGCGCAGGGCCTGTTCGGCGCCGTCTTCGGCCTGAGCTCGATCGTCGGGCCCACCGCCGGCGGATTCATCACCGACCACTGGAGTTGGCGCTGGGTGTTCGAGGTGAACATCCCCGTCGGCATCGTCGCCGTGGCGGTCGTGCTGGCCGGCCTCCCCTACGTGCGCTCCAAGGCCTCCTGGCGCGACATCGACTTCTGGGGTGCGGCGACACTCGCGGCCGGCGTGGTGCCTCTGCTGGTCGCTCTCACCATCACCCGCGACCACGCGTGGACGTCGCCCGAGGTGATGGGCCTGCTCGCGCTCGCGACCGTGATGCTCGCCGTGTTCGGGTTCATCGAGTCGCGGGTCGAACACCCGATCGTCCCGCTCGAGCTGTTCAAGAACCCGACGTTCAGCGTCAGCATGCTGGTGGGCTTCCTGACCGCCTTCGGCATGTTCGGCTCGATCCTGTTCACGCCGCTCGTCTTCCAGGGTGTGCTCGGCATCAGCGCGACCAACTCCGGCGCGCTCATCACCCCGATGATGTTCGGCCTGCTCGCCGCCAGCACGCTGACCGGGTTCGTGATGCGCCGGATCAGGTACTACCGCCTCCTCGGCACACTCGGGGTGGTCGTGATGATCTTCGGCATGTGGCTGCTCTCACAGATCCTGCCCGGCACCCCCGAGTGGCACGTCGTGGCCGCCCTGATCGTGGTCGGGCTCGGCATCGGCGTCACCTTCCCCCTGTACCTGACCGCCGTGCAGACCGCCCTGCCCCGCCAGTACCTGGGCGTGGCCTCGAGCCAGATCCAGTTCTGGCGCAACCTGGGCGGCACGGTCGGCAGCGCCATCCTGGGCGCCGTGCTGGCCAACCGGCTGCCCGACTACCTGAAGACGCGCGTCGCCGACCTGAACCTGCCGGCGCAGGTGGTCGCCCACCTGCCCAAGAGCGGGAGCGCGAACTCGATCCTCGACCCGACGCTGCTCGCCAAGCTGCCCCCCGCCTTCGTCCACGCCATCCGCCTGGCGCTCTCGGACACGCTGCGCGACATCTACGTTTTCGCCGGCGTGATCCTCATCATCGCCCTGATCTCGACCGTTTTTCTCAAGGAAGTCCCCCTGACCGGCGCTCGCGGCGGCACGGGATTCGCCGAGGCGCCGGTCATCGAAGACGAGCAGGAGCGGGAGGCGGCGCCGGTCACGGCCTGA
- a CDS encoding zinc-binding protein encodes MSFSDRTLQCRDCGRDFLFTAGEQEFYQTRGLQNEPRRCPECRAARRSSEGNGRTRAMHDVICSNCGKQTQVPFVPTGARPVYCLDCFQTVGRR; translated from the coding sequence GTGAGTTTCTCGGACAGGACCTTGCAGTGTCGCGACTGTGGGCGTGATTTTCTCTTTACGGCAGGCGAGCAGGAGTTTTATCAGACCCGCGGGCTCCAGAACGAACCGCGGCGCTGTCCCGAATGCCGGGCGGCCAGGCGCTCGTCGGAGGGCAACGGCCGGACTCGGGCCATGCACGACGTGATCTGCTCGAACTGCGGCAAGCAGACACAGGTCCCGTTCGTCCCGACCGGGGCCCGTCCCGTCTACTGCCTGGACTGCTTCCAGACCGTAGGCCGCCGCTAG
- a CDS encoding translation initiation factor IF-1, which produces MDAVVAQALPNAMFEVELENGHKLIAYAAGRMRRYFIRITPGDRIRVELSPYDLTRGRIVYRYRE; this is translated from the coding sequence ATGGACGCGGTCGTGGCGCAGGCGCTGCCCAACGCCATGTTCGAAGTCGAGCTGGAGAACGGGCACAAGCTCATCGCTTACGCCGCGGGGCGCATGCGACGCTACTTCATCCGGATCACGCCCGGAGACCGCATCCGCGTCGAGCTGTCGCCTTACGACCTGACGCGCGGCCGGATCGTCTACCGCTACCGCGAATAG
- a CDS encoding DUF1028 domain-containing protein, with protein sequence MTYSIVARDKVTGELGVAVQSHYFGVGPVVPWALAGVGAVATQSQVNVSYGPLGLDLMRAGFTAEQALTALTSGDPQAEVRQCAIVDAAGNVAAHTGSKCIPAAGHELGDGFSCQANLMEKDTVWAAMADAYTSTGAPLAERMMAALDAAEAEGGDIRGQQSAAMLVVRGTPTGRSWEERIIDLRVEDAAEPLVELRRLLRIRRAYQTDDEADRLAAAGDVEGAANRRREGLAIAPEMIELRFWAGLAMAEAGDLDAGCKLIAEAVGQDSRWLETLHRLAAVDRLTPELASTIEARLAAGARRL encoded by the coding sequence TTGACCTACTCGATCGTGGCGCGCGACAAGGTGACGGGTGAGCTCGGAGTCGCCGTGCAGTCGCACTACTTCGGGGTCGGCCCGGTCGTGCCCTGGGCCCTCGCCGGGGTGGGCGCAGTGGCGACCCAGTCGCAGGTCAACGTCAGCTACGGGCCGCTGGGATTGGATCTCATGCGGGCTGGATTCACCGCCGAGCAGGCGCTCACGGCGCTCACGTCCGGCGACCCGCAGGCCGAGGTGCGGCAGTGCGCCATCGTCGATGCCGCCGGCAACGTCGCCGCGCACACCGGGAGCAAGTGCATTCCCGCCGCCGGCCACGAGCTCGGTGACGGTTTCAGCTGCCAGGCCAACCTGATGGAGAAGGACACCGTCTGGGCGGCGATGGCGGACGCCTACACCTCGACCGGCGCGCCGCTGGCGGAGCGCATGATGGCGGCGCTGGATGCCGCCGAGGCCGAGGGCGGGGACATTCGAGGTCAGCAGTCGGCGGCGATGCTAGTTGTGCGGGGCACGCCCACCGGCCGCTCGTGGGAGGAACGGATCATCGACCTGCGGGTCGAGGATGCCGCCGAGCCTCTGGTCGAGCTGCGCCGCCTGCTGCGCATCAGACGTGCGTACCAGACCGACGACGAGGCGGATCGCCTCGCCGCGGCGGGCGATGTCGAGGGCGCGGCGAACCGGCGCCGCGAGGGATTGGCGATCGCGCCCGAGATGATCGAGCTCCGATTCTGGGCGGGTCTGGCGATGGCTGAGGCCGGAGACCTCGACGCCGGATGCAAGCTGATCGCGGAGGCCGTGGGCCAGGACAGCCGCTGGCTGGAGACCCTGCACCGCCTCGCTGCAGTCGATCGATTGACACCGGAATTGGCGTCCACAATCGAGGCCCGCCTCGCGGCGGGTGCTCGACGCCTTTAG
- a CDS encoding 1-acyl-sn-glycerol-3-phosphate acyltransferase, with protein sequence MTWYSGEGGLTRLAGTAGALVRDVSRVRRGWHWDTPRPHTWPEQGAVVPAPASDLGWARQEPVRSFRYLIQHGLLLPFTEAMAHPKVEGREWVRELQRPVIFAANHSSHADTSLILHALTDRARDRTVVAAAADYWFKRPLLGNIVSLFLNTFPFSRTGGAQAQLHSSSQLLKSGWNLVLFPEGSRSPDGRIQEFKPGVGHLANETGTPVVPMHIRGAYQVMPRGQKLPLPAPVRVRIGKPMTPRPKEGSREFTARVETAVRALAAKSSQPEIQGTWIERWRASKPRELRYGD encoded by the coding sequence GGGTTGACGCGGCTTGCCGGCACCGCCGGCGCTCTGGTTCGCGATGTGAGCCGGGTCCGCCGCGGCTGGCACTGGGATACGCCGCGACCGCACACCTGGCCGGAGCAAGGAGCTGTCGTCCCGGCGCCGGCGAGCGACCTCGGTTGGGCGCGGCAGGAACCGGTTCGCTCCTTCCGCTACCTCATCCAGCACGGGCTGCTGCTGCCCTTCACCGAGGCGATGGCGCATCCGAAGGTCGAAGGCCGCGAATGGGTGCGCGAGCTCCAGCGTCCGGTGATCTTCGCCGCCAACCACTCGAGCCACGCCGACACGTCGCTCATCCTTCACGCGCTGACCGACCGCGCACGCGACCGCACGGTGGTCGCCGCCGCGGCCGATTACTGGTTCAAGCGGCCGCTGCTCGGCAACATCGTGAGCCTGTTTCTGAACACCTTCCCCTTCTCGCGCACCGGCGGCGCTCAGGCGCAGCTCCACAGCTCGAGCCAGCTCCTGAAGTCCGGCTGGAACCTCGTGCTCTTTCCGGAAGGGAGCCGCTCTCCTGACGGGCGGATCCAGGAATTCAAACCCGGGGTTGGACATCTCGCCAACGAGACGGGCACTCCCGTCGTGCCCATGCACATCCGCGGCGCTTACCAGGTGATGCCGAGAGGGCAAAAGCTGCCGCTGCCGGCGCCCGTGAGGGTGCGGATCGGCAAGCCCATGACGCCGCGGCCAAAGGAAGGCTCGCGCGAGTTCACCGCCAGGGTGGAGACCGCCGTTCGGGCGCTGGCCGCCAAATCCTCCCAGCCCGAGATCCAGGGCACCTGGATCGAACGGTGGCGAGCCTCGAAACCGCGAGAGCTGCGCTACGGAGACTAG